TTTTTCAATTGCCAACGATGCTTTCTGGTTCGGTTCGCGACAATATTATGATTGGTCCTAGTCTTTTTAAGGAATCACTTAATGAACAAGAGATCGACAAACTGTTGGAGCAAGTAGCCCTCCCAAAATCAATGAAGGAACAAGATGCACGCTCACTTTCCGGCGGTCAAAAGCAAAGAGTATCTTTAGCACGGACGCTTGCCAATCAACCTGAAATTCTTCTATTAGATGAAGTAACCGCGTCACTTGATCCCCATAGTGCCGAAGAGATAGAAGAACTCATCCAAAGTTTGCATCGTTCAGGTAAATCAATTCTATGGGTCACTCATAATATAAAACAAGCGAAAAAAGTTGGTCAGTATACTTGGGTACTAGCTGGAGGAAACATCATTGAACAAGGTCACACAGATGATCTTTTTGACCATCCTAAACATGAACTCACAAAAGATTTCATATCCTCTACTTTCGTGAAGGAGGCTACAACCGAATGAGTACTCTCTCCCTATTTCTAACTCTAGTTTTTGTAGCATTTGCAATTCTACTGTCCTCCTGGCAAAAAATTGGGCTTGAAAAAGATATCCTAATCGGAACGGTTCGAGCTGCAATTCAATTAATAGCTGTCGGTTATGTCCTCCAAACCCTTTTTGAACTAAAATCTTGGGCGTTCATTGCTATCATGATTACTGTGATGATTACTGTTGCAACGTTAAATGCTCGAAAAAAGGGAAAGACCTTCCGAGAATTGGACGACGAATTGCGATAGCCATTACAGTAACAGAAATTTTAACCATTGGACTACTCCTTTCATTAAAAGTAATTGAACCAACGCCACGCTATGTGATTCCAATTAGTGGAATGATTATTGGAAATGGAATGGTCGTGTCTGGCTTGTTTCTCAACCGATTGAAAGCAGAACTAGACACAAGAAGAGAAGAAATCAAAGTTTATTTAGGTTTGGGTGCAACCTCGAAGCAAGCAATTTCATCGGTTATGCGTAATACCGTTAAAGCTTCAATGCTTCCAACCATCGATGGGATGAAAACAGTCGGATTGGTTCAGCTTCCGGGAATGATGACCGGCATGATCGTTGCTGGAGCCGATCCTATCGAAGCAGTACGTTACCAAATACTGATTATGTACTCCTTCACCGCTTCTGCGGCTATTACAGCGATCATTATGGGCCTACTTATACATGGACTCTTGTTTACAAAGGCTCACCAGTTTATCGAGTAAAGAAAGGATAAACTTCGATTCTTATCAATGTAAAAGACAACTAGAAAACCCTCCCATTCTCTAAATTCCGCACTTGGACTGATTAGTTTGTCCATACAGTTTAATTAAGGGTGAATATATTATTGTTAGCTAAGTGAAAAGGGGGGATAGTAAATGAGCAATCCATGGTTCTCTAATAACAGCCGTAACAGCGGCAAAAATTTTAACAAGGCAAAAGCTGAAAATGATTCAAAGTCAAAAGCTGAAAATGATTCAAAATTACATGCAGATTTTGATCTCGACAATGATTTCGATTCAGAAGTAGATACTGAAAACAAATCAAAAAATAAAAACACTGCTGTTGCAAAAGTTTTCAAAAGTGGAAATGCAGATATTTATGTCGATGTTAAAGTGAATTCTGACTCTAAAGCAAAAGTTCGTTCCCGTTCAGAATCTGATGCTGAAGCTGACCAAGATCAGGATCAAGATCAATCCCAAAAACTACAACAAAAACGTAAGTAAGTTGATCGATTTTGGATTTACTGGGGGGCCACCCCCCTTCTTACCTAAAGAATGAAATGGGGCCATTATAATGAATAATCCGGACGGGAATCGTTCCATGCAATACTTTGATAATTTGATGATGAAAACAAGAGGCAATACTTATAACGAAGTAAAGACGAACACCTCTTCTTCAGTCGATCATAGCGGAAATTCAGATGTAGATGTAAATGTAAATGTTGAACTAGATATGATGCCAATCGCACTTTCCTTATTATGTTTATCCCTTGTTAACAAACAAATATCCCAGCAAGAATTTGAATTTGCTGTAGAAAAACTAATAACAGTCAACGATCAATACAAAAAATCACATAGTAAAAATAAGGATTACTCAAAACCTGATTTGTTCAAAAGTGGTATATGGGAAAATAAATAAGGAAGCACGAGACGGTTCTCATGCTTCCTAGTTCCTGTATAACGTATGATAACCCTGTATCTATCATTTATCCTGTGACCAATTCACAGTAGGTATCGATCGTAGTATGTCTGTTTTGCGTATTTCATTCAATACTTTTTTACATTAAGCATTTTCTCTTAAGCTTGAACAATCCTCCGTACATTTCCCATACCACGTTTTAACCCCTCCTTGACTCTCTACCGCTTCAATCATCTTCCCGCAAATTTGACAAATAATAGTCCCCTGTTTAACGTGTAATTTCTCTGCCATCCTTATTCACTCCGTCCAAATGAAATTGATTTTAATTGAGTAGTGTCTCTAATAAACGATATTGATCTTGTTTATCAATAATTTTAGCATTCACATTTATCAACTCAATGTCCATTACCTGATTATCCTTAATTCCAACTGCTTTTCCAGACTGACCTTCGATTAGTAATTTAACTGCTGCTACGCCCAATTTGCTTGCTAATACTCGATCAAATGCAGATGGTTGTCCTCCCCGTTGAATAAAACCTAAAACGGAAGTTCTAACACTAATCCCTAATTTATCTTCAATGTAATGCTGTAAAGCTTCCAAATCATACATTCTTTCAGTAATAATGACGAGATTATCATTTTTCCCACTGTTGATTCTTAAACTTAATTCTGAACAAATCGTCTCGTAATCTAGCTTTTTTTCTGGAGTTGATACGATTTCCCCTCCACCAGCTAATGCAGAATAAAGTGCTAAGTCACCACAATATCGTCCCATTACTTCAACAATGGTTGTTTTGTCATGTGAAAAATCAGTGTCCTTTATTCTTCCAATACACTCCAAAACCGTATTTAACGTTGTATCAAAGCCTATTGCATAATCTGTATAGGATAAATCATTATCAATTGTGCCTGGAATTCCTATAACGTTAATGCCTAATTCATGCAATTTCAAAGCCCCTTTAAAAGAGCCTTCTCCACCGATTACAACCAATGCATCGATTCCGAACTTTCTCAGAGTCCTTAACGCTTTTTCTCTGCCCGAAATCTCCATAAATTTCAGGCTGCGTGAGGTTTTTAAAACGGTTCCACCCTTATCTGCAATATCATCAACATCGTTAGCGGACAATTTAATTATTTTCTCATCAATTAAACCTTGAAACCCACACCGAATTCCCATTACTTCAATATTATAGTAATTTGCAGCTTTTACGACCGCTCGGACAGCAGCATTCATTCCTGGGGCATCGCCACCACTTGTAAGGACCCCTATTCTGATCATTTCAAACACCCCTTAAGGAATTTTAGATATTTTTAAGAAAGAAATATCCGGCAATCAATTAAGACTTAGTGCCGGATACTCCCTATTCATTCTTTTTAACTTGATTTTTCTAGCTTATTTACAGTATTTTTATTGATTGCTTTTCCTGATTGTTTTACTAATAGCACGACAATCGACGAGCTTAAAATCATACTTACACCTAAGAAAATCATACTAGTATTAAAAGAACCTGTTGTATCTTTGATATAACCGACAATGTATGGTCCGAAGAATCCACCAAGGTTCCCGATACTATTAATAAGTGCAATCGCTCCAGCCGCCGCTGCTTCAGTTAGAAACGATGGTGGAATTGACCAGAATGGAGAATAAGCACCAAATGCTCCACAAAGTGCAATAGTTAAAAACACGAATGAAAGAACAATACTCGTATCTGAAACATAGCTACTAACAATCATAGCAATCGCACTAGTCGTTAAACATGCCGCTACATGCAGACGTCTTTCGTTCTTCTTGTCAGAGTGGTTTCCTACTAGAATCATAGATGCCATCGCAAAAACATACATTAACCCTAAAACCCAGCCCATCGATTGGGTACTAAGTCCCGTTGTCTCGGATAAACCTTTTGAAATCGTCGGTAAAAACATTACGATTCCATAATAACCAATCATCCAGCAGAAATATCCTAATGATAGTATTAATACATCGCGGTCTTTCAAAGCTTGCCAGAATGAGTAGTGTTTTACTGCTTGTTTCTCAAGTTTCTCTTTTGTTGTAACGTCAATTAACCATTTTTTCTCATCTTTATTTAACCATTTTACATCTTCAATTTTATCATCAAGGTAGAAAAAACAAATTACTCCTAGAATCGCTGCTGGAATCGCTTCCAAAATAAACAGCCATTGCCATCCAGCTAAGCCCATCCAGTCTACACCAAGCAAGAATGTTGAGAGCGGAGCACCTAATGCATTTGCACCTGGAATCGCAACCATAAAACCAGCGATTGCTTTTGCATGATGCTTTGATTGATAAAAGCCACTTAAATAGAAAACCATACATGGATAAAAACTCGCTTCAGCAACCCCTAAAAGGAAACGTGCCGTATAAAATTGCCACGGTGTTTGAACAAAAGCCATTAATACCGCAATAATTGCCCAAGTTACCATGATTCTACTAATCCATTTTCGGGCACCAATCTTTGTCATAATAGCGCTTCCAGGTACCTCTAAAAGAAAATACCCTAAGAAAAAGATTCCGGCTTCAAATCCGAATACCGCATTTGAAAAACCTAAGTCTTCATTCATTTGCAATGCGGCAAAACCGATGTTTACCCGATCAAGAATCGAAATTGTAAAACAAAGAAATAAAAACGGAATTAACCTTAACGTGACTTTTTTTGTCGTTATACGCTCTAATTGAAGTAGATCCAATATAATTCCTCCTTAGGTTTTCTTTTAACTTCCAGATTCCATTTTTGAACAATTAAAACTAGGTAAACCAGTTATAGGAACAGCCAACATTACATCATTTGCACCGTACGTAATTTTGCAAGTGCTTACATTTATTCATATAAAAACTACTATTCGTCAAAATATCGATAATCTAAATCTACCGATCACATTTATTCTATTAAAACTTCATATCATTGATCCAAAAAGCTAAAAAATAAAGACTATTTTATCATAGCAAATTTTACGGTACTAATTATATTAAAATTTCAAAAGTACTTTAATAACCTGTTCTGTTTTTTCGTCAACTACTTTCATTGCGCTCTTGACCTCTTCAATCGGCACAACCTTTGAAATAAGCATTGACGTATCAAAAAGACCGTTTGCGATTGCCTCTGCAGCAATTTCGAAATCTTGCCGAACATACATATTTGAACCCAATAATTTGACTTCTTTATTTTGTATGTAAGATAAGTCGATTTCCGGCTTCTTTCCAAAAAGTGCAACTTCTGAAACCTTTCCACCTCTTCTTACAATTTTTAAAGAATCATTTAAAACAGATTGAATTCCGACGGCAATAAATACTGTGTCGACCCCTTCTCCATCGGTTAGATCTAATATTGTTTCAACAACATCATTATGATTTGTATTAATTAGTTTGGTGGCTCCAAGCTTACTAGCAATTTCCAAGTTATACTCGACAGCGTCTGTAATAAATACTTGTGTTGCCCCAGAGCTTTTAGCAGCTAACAACAGTCCTAATCCAATCGGACCTGCTCCAAGTATCGCCACTTTTTCCCCAGGCCGACCCCTGCTTTTCTCACAGCATGGACACCCACTGCTAGTGGTTCAATCAGTGCACCTTGTTCGAAGGTTACATTGTCAGGAAGTTTTACGATCGTTTTTTCTGGTACGACAATAAATTCTCCAAATGAGCCAATCCATTCCTGAGTACCAAGAACCTTTTTTCGTTGGCAAATATTATAGTTTCCTGACTGACATGATTTACAAACCCCACATCCATAATGGGGCTCAACAGTCACTCGATCCCCAACTGAAACCATTTTTACTTCTTGACCAATTTCAACGACGACTCCTGCTAATTCATGTCCTGAAATGACCGGTGGAATTCGAAAGGGATGGGTTCCATGGTAAGCATGAATTTCGGATCCACATATGCCAGTTACAATAACTTGAATTTTGACTTGATTAGGATGTTGTAACTCTGGAATATCAACTTCTTCTAAAACGACTGAATATGGCTTATCGATTACTGCCGCTCTCATCTTCTACCCCCTTATTAACATCAGATAACTGTAACTCTCTTTGTTGTAAACTTAACTACTTGTCTACTAAGGTACCTTATATATTTAATATACTTTTACTTGTGTTGGTTTGTCAACAAGATTATAAAAACTATTGGTAAAAATAAAAAACCTAATGCGCAGCTAAGTTTACTAGCTTCCATCAGGTTTTAACAGTAGGTGAAAAGCAAAAAAAAATCCCCTTGTTGGGAATTTTTTTAATCTTTCCAATAACGATCGTATAAGTTTTGCATATGATCTGCCATGATTCGTTCTGCTTCTTTTTCATCATGTTCCTCTATCGCTTTGATAAGTAATTTGTGCTCTGCAAAATTACGATCACGATAATCAGGACGGGTAACTGTTCGATCCCGTAAAAATTTCCACATTTCTTGTTGCTTCATCGTTGCCGAAATAGCAGCCATGATACTGATATATAAGTCATTATGAGAGGCCTTAGCGATCCCATTATGTAGTGCCTCATCTGTTTCTGGAACATAGAAGCCTGCTTTTGTCTCTTCTTCCATTTTTTCAATTGTAGAGCGTAATTCTTGAATATCCTCATCTGTAGCTCTTAAAGCAGCATATCTACAAATAAGCGGCTCAATCGTCATTCTTGCTTCCACAATATCTTCTGGAGACACGGTTTCAAGTAAAATCCCTGATTGAGAGTTCTCTGAAGCGATTTGATTATTTTTGACATACACTCCCTCACCTTGACGTGAATAAATAAGACCGTTTAGCTCTAATGCACTGAGCGCCTGTCTAACGGGAGCACGGCTTACACCGAATTGCTCACACAGCTCTCTTTCTGCCGGGAGTTTGTCACCTATTTTAAATGTTCCTGATTGAATTTCAGAAAGAATTTGATTATAAATTTGAATATATAATTTTTTACTTGATACAGGATTAAAACTGATAATAACCACTTCTCTCCATATTTTTTGAATCATATTTTTTATAATTTATCCTTGATTAATTATATACTGTTACTTTTTAATGGGCAACAACCTTATAAATAGCTCCCTTTATCCAATTAACACTTTTCCTTTATACAGGAATACAGGCATGCCAGTGTGGGATGCCTGTAATGTAAGAATATCATAAATGTTTATCCATTAATCCATATGTGAGCCGCCGTTAATATCGATATCTTCACCAGTAATGTAAGAAGCTTCTTCAGATGCTAAGAAAGCAATTGTCGCCGCCACTTCACTTGTTTCACCAGGTCTACCCATTGGAATGCCTGCAATGACTGATTTAGCATCTTCTTCAGGCAAGGATTTCCAAATTTCAGTATTAACAAGCCCTGGCGCGACACAGTTTACGGTAATACCATCAAGTGCTACTTCACGAGCTAGGTTCTTCGAGAAGCCTAAAACCGCGGCCTTTGAAGCTGAATAGTGAGGACCTCCGAATACGCCCCCTCCTCTTTTTGCAGACACAGAGGATAGACTAATGATTCTACCAAACTTTTGTTTTTTCATTGTTTCTAAGACTGATTGAGTACACAAGAATAAACCAAACATATTTACACTAAATATTCTTGTAATGTCTTCTAAGGTCATATCTTGAACTGTTACTTTCTGAGAAATCCCTGCATTATTGACCAATATATCGATTCTGCCAAACGTTTGTAACGTTTTCTCGACCATTGCATCACAAGATTCTTTACTTGTAACATTTAGCTCAACACCAAGGGCTTTTCCACCAGCCTCTGTAATGGCATTTACTGTATCTTGTACACCAGCATAATTAATATCTGCAATTACCACAGCTGCTCCCTGCTTAGCAAGTGTTAGCGCAATCGTACGGCCAATCCCCTTTTCGGAACCGCTACCAGTAACAATCGCTACTCTATTTTTCAATTCAAACATTATCAATCTCTCCCATTTGACTATTTTTATACAAAATTTGCTTAGGATTACGAATTAAGCATTTCCTTTGCTGTTCTAACAATGTCATTAACCGTAATTCCGTTAAGCTCCATTAGTTTTTCGTAAGGTGCAGATTGTCCGAACTGATCTTGAACTCCAATTCGTCTAACTATTCCTTTTCCTTCTTCAGCAACAACTTCACATACTGCACTGCCAAGGCCATTTAAAATATTATGATCTTCAACTGTAATAATCTTACCAATATTTAAACAGTCGACTACTGCATCACGATCCAGTGGTTTTATTGTATGCATATCTAATAGCTTTACGGATATGCCTTCTTTTTCTAATTCCTTTGCTGCTTCTAATGCTAAATAGACAGTGTCTCCATTTGCAATGATGGCTAGATCGCTTCCATCCTTAACCTTTTTTGCTTTTCCAATAATGAATTCTTCATTTTCTTCATAGATGACAGGAACAGCATCTCTTGTAAATCGTAAATAAACTGGCCCGTACAGTTCTGCTGCTTGTTCTACTAATTTTCTAGTAGAATAATAATCTGCGCCCATAATGACTGTCATATTTGGAATCGTTCTTAAGACACCCATATCCTCAATACTTTGATGACTTGCACCATCATTTGCAGGAGTTAATCCACCATGAGAACAGGCAATTTTTACATTTAGGTTAGGATAGCAAATCTCCTGTCGAATTTGCTCTGCCATTCTTAATGAACCAAAGACCGCGTAAGTGCTTACAAATGGAATTTTGCCAGTTGTGGCGAGTCCAGCTGCTAAACCAGCAGCATTTTGTTCAGCAATCCCTACGTTTACATGTTGATTTGGTAATTGCTTAGCAAATTCTGTTGTTTTGCAAGACTTACCGATATCAATATCCACGACGAAAATATTTTCATTCTTTTTTCCTAATTCTACAATTACATCACCGAAGGCTTCACGTGTTGCTTTTTTCACTAAGATATCTTTTTCTAGTAAACTCATTATCTTAAACCTCCTGCTACTTCTGCCATTGCAAGTTCATATTCTTCTTTATTTGGAGCAACTCCGTGCCAGCCACAAACGTCTTCCATGAAAGAAACGCCCTTACCTTTAACGGTGTTGCAAACTATACATTTTGGTTTTCCATTTTTAGCTTCTCGAATATTGTCTAATGTCTTGACAATTTCTTCCATCGAATGCCCATTTATTCTTTTCGTTTCAAAGCCAAATGCTTCGAACTTCTTTTCTAAATCCTGGTTCGGCATTACTTCTTCCGTTGTACCATCAATTTGTAGTCCATTATCATCTACAAATACAACGAGATTATCTAATTGGTATTTGACTGCACTTTGGGCAGCCTCCCAAATTTGTCCTTCTTGACACTCGCCATCGCCAACGATGGCAAAAACCCGATAATCCTTTGCATCTCTTTTTCCACCAAGTGCCATTCCTACTGCACAAGAAAGTCCCTGTCCAAGTGATCCAGTTGAAATATCAATACCTGGACATTTTTTCATATCCGGATGACCTTGAAATGGTGAGCCGTATTGTCTTAAAGTATGAATTGTTTCATAAGGAACAAACCCAAGTAAGGCTAATGCTGAATATTGGATTGGACAAACATGACCTTTTGATAAGACAAACCGGTCTCTGTCTTCCCATTTCGGATTTTTAGGATCAATGTTCATTTCCTTAAAGTAAAGTGCCGCTACGACATCAGCTGCAGATAGGGAGCCTCCAGGATGTCCAGATTGTGCCCCATATATCATCGTAAGTGCAGCTTTCCTTAATTCAATTGCTTTTTGTTTTAATTCCTCAATACTAATCTCTTTCATTTCAGTCACCTCGTTAAATTATGACTTGCTGATGTTTAAAGGCTCACTTGTTATGTTGTTCACTTGTCTACTAAGTTACCTTATGTTTTTAGTGTACCTCTGCTTTTGCCAATAGTCAACCATGATATACAACTATAATGAAATATTTTTATTTAGCAGAAGTGGATAAACACAATATTTTAACAGCATGGATTGTGTTAGAATATTTCTATGAGTTTACTATGAAAGAGGTTGAGGTTAGTTTGTTTTATAAAATTGCAGTATTTGTCGTAAGGGTGTTCTTGCACATCCGATTTAAAATTAAAATTATCGGGATTGAAAATATTCCGGAAGGTGCAGCTATTCTAGCAATGAACCACACTAGTAACTTTGATGGACCAATGGTTGGGGTCCATACCCCGCGTAAAATGTTTATTATGGGGAAAGAGGAGCTTTTCAAAAACAAGTTTTTTGCAAAGGTAATCCACGAATTAGGCTGCTTCCCGATCAAAAGAGGACAAGCGGATATAAAATCGCTAAAGTATACATTAAGAATCTTAAAAGAAGGCGGTCTATTTTCTATATTTATAGAAGGAACTCGCTCAAAATCAGGAGAAATGCAGGAGGCAAAAAAGGGTATAGGTTTTATCGTTGCCAAGAGCAAAGCACCGGTTGTTCCTACTTACATTTACGGAACAAGAGATAGCTGGTTTAAGTCTGCTGGTGTTATTTTTGGCAAACCAATGACCTTTGATGACAGCGTATCACATGAAGAAATTGCCCAGAGAATTGCGGTAGAATTAAAAAAGCTTAATCCGAATAAAGAACTTTCTTAAAGAAGGTTCTTTTTTTGTTAATTAAGCTGCGTTAAATTTGAGTGTTGCTTTCCGCTCCAGGTGCTTTGCTTTCCGCGGGGCGGGCGGTGAGCCTGTCTAGCTACAGCGGTTCAGGGGCTCGGGGTCATAAGCCAATCCGTCAAGAAGGTCAAAGAACGACCTTCATGCCGGCTCGTCTTATGCCTGTCGCCCCTGGGCAAACCGCCTCCGCTTTTCCTACTCCTCGTCGCTACCGCTCCTGCGGGGTCTCACCTGTCCCGCTGCTCCCGCAGGAGTCTTCGCACCTTCCGCTCCAATCAACTCGTGCCCAAAACAGCATTGAGCTTTAAAACAACCTTTTATTAATTAAAGAGGATCAACCTAACACATTAGGTTGATCCTTAACAAACTTTCTATTTCGCTTTCTCAAGCAATTCCTCAAAAGGTGCTAAATCTATTCCTTTTGCCTTTAAAAGTTTGACCGCACGAACTTGCATATCACCAGGTGATGCAATAATATAGCCTTTCACTACATCTTCCTTTGTAACAGTATCACTTGAAACGCCTTCCAAAATAATATTTTCGATTTTCTTTTTTGCCATTGGGCGTACAAACACGGGGATTGGACTAACTAATTCTTCCAATAAGTCTTTTGCATCTTGATTCCATTCCATAATATTCTATTCCTTCCTAATTTTAAAATTTCATAAACTATTATACATTTTTATACATTTATACACCATAGTAATATTATTAAATGTGTATTGTCTTAGATTTTTTCACAAAAAAACCGCACAATAATCACTGTGCGGTTGCTTGTATGTTGATTAAATTGCTTTTTCCTCTAATTCTACTGACTTTACATTTTTCTTTTTAAATCCATACAATCCAAATAATAAAACGAACCATAGTGGGGTTAGCATTAAGGCAACACGTGTTTCTTCCGCAATTCCCATGATTACAAGAAGAAAGGCAAAAAATGCTAATACAACATAATTAATAAATGGTGTAAGTGGTGCTTTAAAGGTAGATTTTGCACGCAAATCTGGGCGAGTTTTTGTATAGCGAATATGTGCAACTAGAATGATCCCCCAAACCCAGATAAAGCAAATGGCACTAATTGTTGTTACAATGCCAAACGCTTGTCCAGGAAGTAGTTTACTCAACAGAGCTCCAATCGAAATAACAACTGTTGAAGTAAACAACGCATTACTAGGTACCGCATTTTTATTTAATTTTGCAAATTGCTTTGGACCCTGATCATTACTGCTTAAATTGTAAAGGATCCGGCTCGTAGAAAATAAACCGCTATTACATGCTGATGCTGCAGAAGTTAAAACGACGAAATTGATGATTCCTGCTGCAACGGGAATTCCAACTAAACCAAATACTTGTACAAACGGGCTTTGAGAAGCGCTCAATTGTTCCCAAGGATTAATTGTTAGAATAACAATGATGGCACCCATATAGAAAAATAGAATTCGCAACGGAATTTTGTTAATCGCAGATGGTATGTTCTTTTGTGGATCAGATGTTTCTGCAGCAGATACACCAACTAACTCTACTCCAACGAAAGCAAAAAGCACCATTTGGAAGGATAGTAAGAAACCGGTAATTCCATTCGGGAAAAGACCACCATATTGCCATAAATTATTTAATGTAACCGCTCCGGCATCTGTTTTGAAACCAATAATTAGCAAAATTACGCCAATTGCGATTAGGGCAAGAATCGTAATAACTTTAATT
The DNA window shown above is from Bacillus sp. T3 and carries:
- a CDS encoding phosphate ABC transporter ATP-binding protein — its product is MDSVISIEEIVKLDNSEMPILNKISAEVLEKELITIIGPSGSGKSTLLSLINRMNEPDSGQLRFKGTPYNEIDVLKLRRKIGIVFQLPTMLSGSVRDNIMIGPSLFKESLNEQEIDKLLEQVALPKSMKEQDARSLSGGQKQRVSLARTLANQPEILLLDEVTASLDPHSAEEIEELIQSLHRSGKSILWVTHNIKQAKKVGQYTWVLAGGNIIEQGHTDDLFDHPKHELTKDFISSTFVKEATTE
- a CDS encoding zinc-dependent alcohol dehydrogenase produces the protein MAILGAGPIGLGLLLAAKSSGATQVFITDAVEYNLEIASKLGATKLINTNHNDVVETILDLTDGEGVDTVFIAVGIQSVLNDSLKIVRRGGKVSEVALFGKKPEIDLSYIQNKEVKLLGSNMYVRQDFEIAAEAIANGLFDTSMLISKVVPIEEVKSAMKVVDEKTEQVIKVLLKF
- a CDS encoding DUF2621 family protein, which codes for MEWNQDAKDLLEELVSPIPVFVRPMAKKKIENIILEGVSSDTVTKEDVVKGYIIASPGDMQVRAVKLLKAKGIDLAPFEELLEKAK
- a CDS encoding zinc-dependent alcohol dehydrogenase, which encodes MRAAVIDKPYSVVLEEVDIPELQHPNQVKIQVIVTGICGSEIHAYHGTHPFRIPPVISGHELAGVVVEIGQEVKMVSVGDRVTVEPHYGCGVCKSCQSGNYNICQRKKVLGTQEWIGSFGEFIVVPEKTIVKLPDNVTFEQGALIEPLAVGVHAVRKAGVGLGKKWRYLEQVRLD
- a CDS encoding GapA-binding peptide SR1P translates to MAEKLHVKQGTIICQICGKMIEAVESQGGVKTWYGKCTEDCSSLRENA
- the pfkA gene encoding 6-phosphofructokinase, whose amino-acid sequence is MIRIGVLTSGGDAPGMNAAVRAVVKAANYYNIEVMGIRCGFQGLIDEKIIKLSANDVDDIADKGGTVLKTSRSLKFMEISGREKALRTLRKFGIDALVVIGGEGSFKGALKLHELGINVIGIPGTIDNDLSYTDYAIGFDTTLNTVLECIGRIKDTDFSHDKTTIVEVMGRYCGDLALYSALAGGGEIVSTPEKKLDYETICSELSLRINSGKNDNLVIITERMYDLEALQHYIEDKLGISVRTSVLGFIQRGGQPSAFDRVLASKLGVAAVKLLIEGQSGKAVGIKDNQVMDIELINVNAKIIDKQDQYRLLETLLN
- a CDS encoding FadR/GntR family transcriptional regulator, which translates into the protein MIQKIWREVVIISFNPVSSKKLYIQIYNQILSEIQSGTFKIGDKLPAERELCEQFGVSRAPVRQALSALELNGLIYSRQGEGVYVKNNQIASENSQSGILLETVSPEDIVEARMTIEPLICRYAALRATDEDIQELRSTIEKMEEETKAGFYVPETDEALHNGIAKASHNDLYISIMAAISATMKQQEMWKFLRDRTVTRPDYRDRNFAEHKLLIKAIEEHDEKEAERIMADHMQNLYDRYWKD
- a CDS encoding transketolase family protein, yielding MSLLEKDILVKKATREAFGDVIVELGKKNENIFVVDIDIGKSCKTTEFAKQLPNQHVNVGIAEQNAAGLAAGLATTGKIPFVSTYAVFGSLRMAEQIRQEICYPNLNVKIACSHGGLTPANDGASHQSIEDMGVLRTIPNMTVIMGADYYSTRKLVEQAAELYGPVYLRFTRDAVPVIYEENEEFIIGKAKKVKDGSDLAIIANGDTVYLALEAAKELEKEGISVKLLDMHTIKPLDRDAVVDCLNIGKIITVEDHNILNGLGSAVCEVVAEEGKGIVRRIGVQDQFGQSAPYEKLMELNGITVNDIVRTAKEMLNS
- a CDS encoding lysophospholipid acyltransferase family protein; amino-acid sequence: MKYFYLAEVDKHNILTAWIVLEYFYEFTMKEVEVSLFYKIAVFVVRVFLHIRFKIKIIGIENIPEGAAILAMNHTSNFDGPMVGVHTPRKMFIMGKEELFKNKFFAKVIHELGCFPIKRGQADIKSLKYTLRILKEGGLFSIFIEGTRSKSGEMQEAKKGIGFIVAKSKAPVVPTYIYGTRDSWFKSAGVIFGKPMTFDDSVSHEEIAQRIAVELKKLNPNKELS
- a CDS encoding 3-oxoacyl-ACP reductase family protein, with amino-acid sequence MFELKNRVAIVTGSGSEKGIGRTIALTLAKQGAAVVIADINYAGVQDTVNAITEAGGKALGVELNVTSKESCDAMVEKTLQTFGRIDILVNNAGISQKVTVQDMTLEDITRIFSVNMFGLFLCTQSVLETMKKQKFGRIISLSSVSAKRGGGVFGGPHYSASKAAVLGFSKNLAREVALDGITVNCVAPGLVNTEIWKSLPEEDAKSVIAGIPMGRPGETSEVAATIAFLASEEASYITGEDIDINGGSHMD
- a CDS encoding transketolase; protein product: MKEISIEELKQKAIELRKAALTMIYGAQSGHPGGSLSAADVVAALYFKEMNIDPKNPKWEDRDRFVLSKGHVCPIQYSALALLGFVPYETIHTLRQYGSPFQGHPDMKKCPGIDISTGSLGQGLSCAVGMALGGKRDAKDYRVFAIVGDGECQEGQIWEAAQSAVKYQLDNLVVFVDDNGLQIDGTTEEVMPNQDLEKKFEAFGFETKRINGHSMEEIVKTLDNIREAKNGKPKCIVCNTVKGKGVSFMEDVCGWHGVAPNKEEYELAMAEVAGGLR
- a CDS encoding MFS transporter; its protein translation is MDLLQLERITTKKVTLRLIPFLFLCFTISILDRVNIGFAALQMNEDLGFSNAVFGFEAGIFFLGYFLLEVPGSAIMTKIGARKWISRIMVTWAIIAVLMAFVQTPWQFYTARFLLGVAEASFYPCMVFYLSGFYQSKHHAKAIAGFMVAIPGANALGAPLSTFLLGVDWMGLAGWQWLFILEAIPAAILGVICFFYLDDKIEDVKWLNKDEKKWLIDVTTKEKLEKQAVKHYSFWQALKDRDVLILSLGYFCWMIGYYGIVMFLPTISKGLSETTGLSTQSMGWVLGLMYVFAMASMILVGNHSDKKNERRLHVAACLTTSAIAMIVSSYVSDTSIVLSFVFLTIALCGAFGAYSPFWSIPPSFLTEAAAAGAIALINSIGNLGGFFGPYIVGYIKDTTGSFNTSMIFLGVSMILSSSIVVLLVKQSGKAINKNTVNKLEKSS